From Chryseobacterium gallinarum, one genomic window encodes:
- a CDS encoding WbqC family protein: protein MNMKNVLLPVFYMPPVSWFSVFLNAENEITLEQFENFPKQTYRNRANIYGANGKLSLIIPIHHNGKREMKDIEISYREDWRTLHWKSIKTAYQSSPYFEYYEDKFRKIFDLKEKFLLDFNLKGLEIIQQILKTEKAQSLNEEYIKNPECVNLREKFSAKLPSEFEMEEYYQTFSDKFGFLKDLSVLDLICNKGPESLTYIKNVKQL from the coding sequence ATGAATATGAAGAATGTATTATTGCCGGTATTTTATATGCCCCCGGTTTCATGGTTTTCAGTGTTTTTGAATGCTGAGAATGAAATTACGCTGGAACAGTTTGAAAACTTTCCAAAACAGACCTATAGAAACAGAGCCAATATTTATGGTGCGAACGGGAAACTTTCTTTGATAATCCCTATTCATCATAATGGAAAAAGGGAAATGAAAGATATTGAGATTTCCTATCGTGAAGATTGGAGAACCCTTCATTGGAAATCAATTAAAACGGCATATCAGAGTTCTCCCTATTTCGAATACTATGAAGACAAATTCAGGAAAATTTTTGATCTGAAAGAAAAATTTCTTTTGGATTTTAACCTTAAGGGGCTTGAAATTATCCAACAGATATTAAAAACAGAAAAGGCACAGTCTTTGAATGAAGAGTATATCAAAAATCCTGAATGCGTCAATTTAAGGGAAAAATTCTCCGCAAAACTTCCTTCGGAATTTGAAATGGAGGAATATTACCAGACATTCTCTGATAAGTTCGGATTTTTGAAAGATTTATCAGTTCTGGACCTTATATGTAACAAAGGCCCTGAATCTCTTACTTATATAAAAAATGTTAAACAATTATAG
- a CDS encoding S8 family serine peptidase — protein MKKVLLAAVFLAGFSFSYAQEAKGKNTDPKEDKDLMTWYHKDFSATKVYGVNTENAYKYLESKGLKPKTVVVGVLDSGVQVDHPGLVKNIWSNPNEVPGNGKDDDGNGYIDDVHGWNFIGGKNGDVDIDNMEVTRVVAKYQSVFEGDDSVKNKANQAKMPEEFAMYMKAKELFNKKSMEAKQNFKTYSMINELVPNMVKLLGGKSVTAQNISAIKAPTDQKDAIALNILAQVSQSPEFQGKSSEEFEKAIKEQMKEAIDYYAPQAKQYDLSYDTRKEIVGDNYDDYSEKNYGNNHYEGPDAEHGTHVAGIIAGLPQGKEVQYGVASKVAKIMSVRTVPNGDERDKDVANAIRYAVDNGAKILNMSFGKPVSPGKNVVWDAFKYAEDKGVLLVKAAGNENEDVAEHLAFPTNFKNATDEKPFVSNVLVVGASTNKNNALRADFSNYNKKMVNVFAPGEEIYSTVPKNEYKYLQGTSMASPVVAGGAAILLAYMPELKPYQIIEALVKSSNSNTENGFADYSQAGGVIDLKKAAEYAYTNFYNGKTSNSTGKKASRRMTNEVKSVKKAVKK, from the coding sequence ATGAAAAAGGTATTGTTAGCCGCTGTTTTTTTAGCGGGTTTTAGTTTCTCTTACGCGCAGGAAGCTAAAGGAAAAAATACAGATCCGAAAGAAGACAAAGATCTGATGACCTGGTATCATAAAGACTTTTCCGCTACTAAAGTATATGGGGTAAATACAGAAAATGCATACAAATATCTGGAATCAAAAGGATTAAAGCCGAAAACCGTAGTCGTTGGGGTGCTGGACAGTGGAGTGCAGGTAGATCACCCGGGATTGGTGAAAAATATTTGGTCCAATCCTAATGAAGTTCCGGGAAATGGCAAAGATGATGATGGAAACGGATATATCGATGATGTACACGGATGGAACTTTATAGGAGGAAAAAACGGGGATGTTGATATTGATAATATGGAAGTAACAAGAGTAGTTGCTAAATATCAATCTGTTTTTGAAGGTGATGACTCGGTAAAGAACAAAGCCAACCAGGCTAAAATGCCGGAAGAATTTGCGATGTATATGAAGGCGAAAGAGCTTTTCAATAAAAAAAGCATGGAAGCCAAGCAAAACTTCAAAACTTATTCTATGATCAATGAGCTGGTTCCTAATATGGTGAAGTTGTTAGGCGGGAAATCAGTAACTGCCCAGAATATTTCAGCAATAAAAGCACCTACGGACCAGAAAGATGCCATTGCTTTAAATATTTTAGCTCAGGTCTCTCAAAGTCCGGAATTTCAGGGGAAATCATCTGAGGAATTTGAAAAAGCTATTAAAGAGCAGATGAAGGAGGCTATTGATTATTATGCACCACAGGCTAAGCAATACGATCTGAGTTATGACACCAGAAAAGAAATTGTAGGAGATAATTATGATGATTATTCTGAGAAGAATTATGGAAATAATCATTATGAAGGACCTGATGCCGAACACGGAACCCATGTGGCAGGCATTATCGCCGGACTTCCGCAAGGAAAAGAAGTCCAATATGGGGTAGCTTCCAAAGTAGCCAAGATCATGTCTGTAAGAACAGTGCCTAACGGTGATGAAAGAGATAAAGATGTTGCCAATGCTATCAGATATGCTGTGGATAATGGGGCTAAAATTTTAAATATGAGCTTTGGTAAGCCGGTTTCACCAGGTAAAAACGTTGTATGGGATGCTTTTAAATATGCGGAAGATAAAGGAGTGCTTTTAGTAAAAGCCGCGGGTAATGAAAATGAAGATGTTGCAGAGCATTTGGCATTTCCTACCAATTTCAAAAATGCTACCGATGAAAAACCGTTTGTAAGTAATGTTCTTGTAGTAGGGGCAAGTACCAATAAAAATAATGCATTGAGAGCAGATTTCTCCAATTATAACAAGAAAATGGTGAACGTTTTTGCTCCGGGAGAAGAAATTTATTCTACCGTTCCTAAAAATGAATACAAATACCTTCAGGGAACATCTATGGCATCCCCGGTGGTAGCGGGTGGTGCTGCAATATTGCTTGCTTACATGCCTGAGCTTAAACCTTATCAGATTATTGAAGCTCTTGTAAAATCCAGCAACTCCAATACAGAAAACGGATTTGCAGATTATTCCCAGGCTGGAGGTGTTATTGACCTGAAAAAAGCAGCAGAATATGCCTATACTAATTTTTATAATGGTAAGACGTCCAACAGTACAGGTAAAAAAGCTTCGAGACGTATGACCAATGAAGTCAAATCCGTAAAAAAGGCTGTTAAAAAATAA
- a CDS encoding lipocalin family protein: protein MKKLLLAGMLGTSLFAVSCSSVNKAATSQNQRAEFLKLKGDWQIVSVDYEKGYKIKPFDEGADAQCFVGSHWRLIPNNWTGAYTLNGGGNCPAITQPIKFEIKNGDTFMFKKIAAGTKAKQNTAGYTLTVINQTTDQFSLQQDVPFEGGSVKVVYNFHRTGMK, encoded by the coding sequence ATGAAAAAGTTACTACTTGCAGGGATGTTAGGAACATCACTTTTTGCAGTGTCTTGTTCCTCCGTGAATAAAGCGGCTACATCTCAAAATCAAAGAGCAGAATTCCTTAAATTAAAAGGAGACTGGCAGATTGTGAGCGTAGATTACGAAAAAGGATATAAAATTAAACCTTTTGATGAAGGTGCAGATGCCCAGTGTTTCGTGGGAAGCCACTGGAGACTGATTCCTAATAACTGGACAGGAGCATATACTTTAAATGGAGGAGGAAATTGTCCGGCCATTACACAGCCTATCAAATTTGAAATAAAAAACGGTGATACGTTTATGTTTAAGAAAATTGCTGCAGGTACTAAAGCCAAACAAAATACAGCAGGGTATACTCTTACAGTAATCAATCAGACTACAGATCAGTTCTCTCTTCAACAAGATGTTCCTTTTGAAGGAGGAAGCGTAAAAGTTGTTTACAACTTCCACAGAACAGGAATGAAATAA
- a CDS encoding OmpA family protein: MKFTKTYVSALFLSSALLLTSCEAVQNSNHQQRGTAVGAASGAVLGGILGNNVGKGGNGAIGAVLGGIIGGVAGNVIGNKMDKQARDIKETLPGAQVERVGDGIKVTMNESIVNFAFDSSNLTSVAQGNLDKLAKVLSDNPDTNINIYGHTDSVGKDAYNMALSQRRADAVKSYLVGKGIAGSRMFTKGEGENMPVASNDTDEGRAKNRRVEFAITANEKMINDAKQGQ, translated from the coding sequence ATGAAATTTACTAAAACATATGTGAGTGCCCTTTTCTTGTCATCAGCATTATTATTGACAAGCTGTGAAGCGGTTCAGAATTCCAATCACCAACAAAGAGGTACAGCAGTAGGAGCAGCTTCTGGTGCAGTACTTGGAGGTATTCTTGGAAATAATGTAGGCAAAGGAGGTAATGGTGCTATTGGTGCTGTATTAGGAGGAATTATCGGTGGGGTTGCAGGTAATGTTATCGGTAACAAAATGGATAAGCAGGCCAGAGACATTAAAGAAACTTTACCGGGAGCTCAGGTAGAAAGAGTGGGAGACGGTATTAAAGTAACCATGAATGAAAGTATTGTCAACTTTGCATTTGACTCTTCAAACCTTACTTCCGTTGCTCAGGGTAACCTGGATAAACTGGCTAAGGTATTGAGCGATAACCCTGATACCAATATTAATATTTACGGACATACAGATAGTGTAGGTAAAGATGCTTACAATATGGCACTTTCCCAAAGAAGAGCGGATGCCGTAAAATCTTACTTAGTAGGAAAAGGAATTGCCGGAAGCAGAATGTTCACCAAGGGTGAAGGTGAAAACATGCCGGTTGCAAGCAACGATACTGATGAAGGAAGAGCTAAAAACAGAAGAGTGGAATTTGCTATTACAGCCAATGAGAAAATGATTAATGATGCCAAACAAGGGCAGTAA
- a CDS encoding decaprenyl-phosphate phosphoribosyltransferase — protein sequence MKKYLKLLRVEQWVKNLFVFVPLFFSGNITNIDLLTKSIFAFIIFSLAASVVYILNDYNDIEADKKHPEKRRRPLASGVISKSKAIGILFTLVIADIALVFFAQLYFHQYLWKFGAIIAFYVVMNLAYTFRLKHVPIIDIFIIAIGFVLRVLAGGYITGISISQWAILLTFVLALVLAIGKRRGELINAQVSGKTRRALDGYNVQFADIALSISVTLAIICYLMFTLSPEVQARFHTRVFYTVVFVVFALLRYLQQTLVYNRTESPTKIVYRDRYIQVTLLLWVAAFLIQIYFKK from the coding sequence ATGAAGAAATATTTAAAACTGCTCCGCGTGGAGCAATGGGTGAAAAACCTCTTTGTATTTGTCCCTCTGTTTTTTTCAGGTAATATTACTAATATAGATCTGCTCACCAAGAGTATTTTTGCATTTATTATTTTCTCACTTGCTGCAAGTGTAGTATATATTCTGAACGATTATAATGATATTGAAGCGGATAAAAAGCATCCGGAAAAAAGAAGACGGCCGTTGGCAAGTGGTGTCATTTCAAAGTCAAAAGCTATAGGAATTCTCTTTACACTTGTTATTGCAGATATTGCCCTTGTATTTTTTGCCCAGCTTTATTTTCATCAGTATTTATGGAAATTCGGAGCCATTATTGCTTTTTATGTTGTGATGAATCTTGCCTATACATTCAGGCTGAAACATGTTCCGATTATTGATATTTTCATTATCGCCATAGGATTTGTATTACGGGTTTTGGCAGGAGGATATATTACCGGGATCAGTATTTCTCAATGGGCTATTTTACTGACTTTTGTTCTGGCATTGGTGCTGGCTATCGGGAAAAGGAGAGGGGAGCTTATCAATGCCCAGGTTTCCGGGAAGACCAGGAGGGCATTGGATGGTTATAACGTTCAGTTTGCAGATATTGCATTGTCTATTTCGGTTACGCTCGCTATTATATGTTACCTGATGTTTACATTATCTCCGGAAGTTCAGGCAAGGTTCCACACAAGAGTGTTTTACACTGTGGTTTTTGTTGTTTTTGCCCTGCTGAGGTATTTGCAGCAGACGCTGGTGTATAACAGGACAGAATCTCCTACAAAAATAGTATATAGAGATCGTTACATTCAGGTTACATTATTGCTTTGGGTAGCTGCATTTTTAATTCAAATTTACTTTAAAAAATGA
- a CDS encoding FAD-binding oxidoreductase, producing the protein MKPNFTQKVTNWGNYPVVEKEMRSEDSFKKIKEFVLSHNEVIARGNGRCYGDASLGETIFSTKKLNKFISFDRLNGIIECESGVLLSDVLEIAVPQGYFLYVTPGTKFISIGGAIASDVHGKNHHAEGCFSEYVLEFKLMTENGEIITCSREENSEKFWATIGGMGLTGIILTAKFKLKNIESAYIRQESIKADNLDEIFRLFDESESWTYTVAWIDCLQKGKNIGRSILMRGEHAFQHELPQRLGKMPLRLKKKLQPTVPFYFPGFVLNALTVKIFNWLYYKKQSKKEVKNFTDYETFFYPLDVINDWNKIYGKSGFIQYQMVIPKEAGKEGMKRILETIAKSGNGSFLAVLKLFGKNNPQAYNSFPVEGYTLALDFKVNSKLKKLVDQLDSIVQEFGGRIYLTKDSMSRSSLTNYLKNIQNSKFVSLQHKRIINNNS; encoded by the coding sequence ATGAAGCCGAATTTCACACAGAAAGTTACCAACTGGGGGAATTACCCGGTAGTAGAAAAAGAAATGAGATCTGAGGACAGCTTCAAAAAAATAAAAGAATTTGTACTCAGCCATAATGAGGTGATTGCAAGAGGAAATGGAAGGTGCTATGGAGATGCTTCCTTAGGAGAAACAATATTTTCTACTAAAAAGCTAAATAAATTCATCAGTTTTGACCGCTTAAACGGGATTATAGAATGCGAGTCCGGGGTACTTCTTTCGGATGTACTTGAAATAGCGGTTCCGCAAGGATATTTTTTATATGTAACACCCGGTACCAAATTCATTTCAATTGGAGGTGCTATTGCTTCTGATGTTCATGGAAAAAACCATCATGCCGAAGGCTGCTTTTCAGAATATGTCCTGGAATTTAAACTGATGACGGAGAACGGAGAAATAATAACCTGTTCCCGGGAAGAAAATTCAGAAAAATTCTGGGCAACGATTGGAGGGATGGGACTCACGGGAATTATTCTCACGGCAAAATTTAAGCTTAAAAATATAGAATCAGCTTATATCCGTCAGGAAAGTATTAAAGCAGATAACCTGGATGAGATTTTCAGATTATTTGATGAAAGTGAAAGCTGGACCTATACGGTGGCGTGGATTGACTGCCTTCAGAAAGGTAAAAATATCGGAAGGAGTATACTGATGAGGGGAGAACACGCTTTCCAGCATGAGCTTCCCCAGAGATTGGGAAAAATGCCTTTACGGCTAAAGAAAAAACTTCAGCCTACTGTACCTTTTTATTTTCCGGGATTTGTATTGAATGCCCTGACGGTAAAAATATTCAATTGGTTGTACTATAAAAAGCAATCCAAAAAAGAAGTGAAAAATTTTACCGATTATGAAACATTTTTTTATCCATTGGATGTTATTAATGATTGGAATAAAATCTATGGAAAATCCGGATTTATCCAGTATCAGATGGTAATTCCTAAAGAAGCAGGAAAAGAAGGAATGAAGAGGATTCTTGAAACCATAGCCAAAAGCGGTAATGGTTCATTCCTGGCTGTTTTAAAATTATTTGGAAAAAACAATCCACAGGCTTACAATTCATTTCCTGTGGAAGGATATACACTGGCGCTGGACTTCAAAGTCAATTCAAAACTGAAAAAACTGGTGGATCAGCTGGATAGTATTGTTCAGGAGTTTGGGGGAAGAATTTATCTTACCAAAGACAGCATGAGCAGGTCTTCGCTTACCAATTATCTGAAAAATATTCAAAATTCTAAATTTGTGTCTTTACAGCACAAAAGAATTATAAACAACAACTCATAA
- a CDS encoding SDR family NAD(P)-dependent oxidoreductase has protein sequence MIVLGSTSEVAQAFVEKALQEGEKFEKIYLFTSNKETTERFARHIDVKFLQQSEVIELDLMKEIDYNRFDNINSNVLFCAVGYLGEGTEEGLYDNKNTERIIDINYSKLVPVMNYFAHRFESKRSGTIIGLSSVAGDRGRQSNFIYGSAKAAFTAYLSGLRNYLFDKKVHVLTIKPGFMATKMTEGLPLNPKLTATPKQAAACIYRAFKKQRNVAYVLPVWSIIMMIIRNIPEFIFKKLKL, from the coding sequence ATGATAGTTCTGGGAAGTACATCCGAAGTGGCTCAGGCATTTGTAGAAAAAGCCCTTCAGGAAGGAGAAAAGTTTGAAAAAATCTATCTTTTTACCTCAAATAAAGAGACTACAGAAAGGTTTGCAAGACATATTGATGTAAAGTTTCTGCAGCAGTCTGAAGTCATAGAACTGGACCTGATGAAAGAAATTGATTATAATAGATTTGATAATATCAATTCAAATGTATTATTTTGCGCCGTAGGATATTTAGGAGAAGGGACAGAGGAAGGACTATATGATAATAAGAATACTGAGCGTATTATTGACATTAATTATTCAAAGCTGGTTCCCGTAATGAATTATTTTGCCCATCGGTTTGAAAGCAAAAGATCAGGTACCATCATCGGGCTTTCTTCAGTGGCAGGAGACCGGGGCAGGCAAAGTAATTTTATCTACGGAAGTGCAAAAGCGGCTTTTACGGCCTATTTAAGTGGGCTGAGGAATTATCTTTTTGATAAAAAAGTACATGTTCTGACCATAAAGCCAGGATTTATGGCGACCAAAATGACGGAGGGGCTACCACTGAATCCTAAACTGACTGCTACTCCTAAACAAGCTGCCGCCTGTATTTACAGAGCTTTTAAAAAGCAGAGAAATGTGGCATATGTTTTGCCGGTTTGGAGTATTATCATGATGATAATCAGGAATATCCCTGAATTTATATTTAAAAAATTAAAGCTTTGA
- a CDS encoding HAD family hydrolase: MKKLYCFDFDGTLTYKDTMFMYLKFYDSTKYRIQFLKHVPLFILLKLKLAETEKVKKSFIGSILKGQTQEKIELKSKQFFEQHYPKIVRENALDFIKNIDRNNIQSLLVTASLDIWVKPFAEELQMQLVSTRAEFKNGVFTGNFIGKNCNGKEKLIRIKEEINNSKYDKIIAFGDTSGDRPMLKWANEGHYQFFH; the protein is encoded by the coding sequence ATGAAAAAATTGTATTGTTTTGATTTTGACGGGACCCTTACTTATAAAGATACCATGTTTATGTATCTTAAGTTTTATGATTCTACAAAATACCGGATACAATTTTTGAAACATGTTCCTCTTTTTATTTTGCTGAAGCTTAAATTGGCGGAAACAGAGAAAGTGAAAAAAAGTTTTATAGGGTCTATTCTTAAAGGGCAGACTCAGGAAAAGATCGAACTGAAATCTAAACAGTTTTTCGAGCAGCACTATCCTAAAATTGTCAGGGAGAATGCTTTAGACTTTATAAAAAATATCGATAGGAATAATATACAGAGTTTATTGGTTACTGCTTCGCTGGATATCTGGGTAAAACCCTTCGCTGAAGAACTCCAAATGCAGCTGGTTTCTACCCGGGCAGAGTTTAAAAACGGGGTTTTCACAGGAAACTTTATTGGTAAAAACTGTAACGGAAAAGAAAAACTGATAAGAATAAAAGAAGAAATCAACAATTCCAAGTATGATAAAATTATCGCATTTGGTGATACTTCGGGTGATCGTCCAATGTTGAAATGGGCAAATGAGGGACATTACCAATTTTTTCATTAA
- a CDS encoding cysteine desulfurase family protein — protein MDKIYLDNAATTPLADEVIDAMVGTMKMNFGNPSSTHSFGQEAKILIENVRRQVADYLHVTPAEIIFTSCGTESNNMIIKSSVEHLGVERIISSPLEHKCVSESILDMKNRKGVEVNYIRPNEKGDIDLAKLEELLKASDKKTLVSLMHANNEIGNIINLKKVAQLCKEHNAFFHSDTVQTMAHMNLDFSDIPVDFASCSAHKFHGPKGAGFAFIRKATGLKGIITGGPQERSLRAGTENVCGIVGLGKALELSLNHMEEYTQHMQDIKDYAIERLSAEIEGIKFNGRSAEKENSLYTVLSALLPYKNPLIGLQLDMKGIAISQGSACSSGASKPSMVMMMVLSEDEMDHCTPLRISFSHMTTKSDIDALVNALKEISSDMAIEKTNVEHR, from the coding sequence ATGGATAAAATATATTTAGATAATGCCGCAACCACACCTCTTGCAGATGAAGTAATAGATGCAATGGTGGGGACCATGAAGATGAATTTCGGAAATCCGTCTTCAACTCATAGCTTTGGACAGGAAGCAAAAATACTTATCGAGAATGTAAGAAGGCAGGTTGCAGACTATCTTCATGTAACTCCTGCTGAAATCATTTTTACCTCCTGTGGGACAGAGTCCAATAATATGATCATTAAATCATCTGTAGAACATCTGGGAGTAGAAAGGATTATCAGTTCTCCACTGGAACATAAATGTGTGTCGGAAAGTATTCTGGACATGAAAAACCGAAAAGGAGTAGAGGTAAACTATATCCGCCCGAACGAAAAAGGAGATATTGATCTTGCTAAATTAGAAGAGCTTTTAAAAGCATCAGATAAAAAAACTCTGGTAAGCTTAATGCATGCCAACAATGAAATAGGAAATATAATCAATCTTAAAAAGGTTGCCCAGCTATGTAAAGAGCATAATGCGTTTTTCCACTCGGATACGGTACAGACGATGGCTCATATGAACCTGGATTTCTCTGATATCCCTGTAGATTTTGCATCCTGTAGCGCTCATAAGTTTCACGGGCCAAAAGGGGCTGGCTTTGCCTTTATCAGAAAAGCAACAGGTTTAAAAGGCATTATTACCGGCGGACCTCAGGAAAGAAGTCTTAGAGCTGGAACTGAAAATGTCTGCGGTATTGTAGGGCTGGGAAAAGCATTGGAGCTTTCTCTGAATCATATGGAGGAGTATACCCAACATATGCAGGATATCAAAGATTACGCAATTGAAAGGCTTTCTGCAGAAATTGAAGGAATTAAGTTCAATGGAAGAAGTGCTGAAAAGGAAAACAGTCTTTATACAGTTTTAAGTGCGTTACTGCCTTACAAAAATCCATTGATAGGACTTCAGCTGGATATGAAAGGAATTGCAATTTCGCAGGGAAGCGCATGTTCATCAGGAGCGTCAAAACCTTCAATGGTAATGATGATGGTGCTTTCTGAGGATGAAATGGATCACTGTACGCCATTGCGTATCTCTTTCAGCCATATGACGACCAAATCGGATATTGATGCATTAGTAAATGCGCTAAAAGAAATTTCGAGCGATATGGCTATAGAAAAAACTAATGTTGAGCATAGATAG
- the trxA gene encoding thioredoxin, translating into MALEITDSSFQDTVLKSDKPVLVDFWAVWCGPCRTLGPIIEEVASDFEGKAVVGKVDVDNNQEISMQYGIRNIPTVLIFKNGEVVDKLVGVAPKEVIAEKLSAHL; encoded by the coding sequence ATGGCTTTAGAAATTACGGACAGCTCATTTCAGGATACGGTTTTAAAATCAGATAAACCTGTATTAGTAGACTTCTGGGCGGTATGGTGCGGACCTTGCAGAACTTTAGGTCCTATCATCGAAGAAGTGGCATCAGATTTTGAAGGAAAAGCAGTAGTAGGAAAAGTGGATGTAGACAACAACCAGGAAATTTCAATGCAATATGGCATCAGAAATATCCCTACAGTTCTTATCTTCAAGAACGGAGAAGTAGTAGATAAATTAGTAGGTGTAGCACCAAAAGAGGTAATCGCTGAAAAATTAAGCGCTCACCTGTAA